The genomic interval TGGCCAACTTAAAATGGGTTTCTCGTCAGTTTCTGGGGTGTTTAGAACATTGGATTAGATCATTGCATTTTATGTTAAGTTTAAAATGACTACTTTGAGTGTTATGGTAGCAGATAATCGAGTCTACAATGTTTggattataatatttatcatggAAACAATTCTGTGGTAATTGGTTGATCCTATACGTCCAACTTGTGCTTCACTTTACCTATATGCGAAGTTTACTTCTGTTACTACATGTAATTTTTCTCCAACATCACTGATTAAGTATGACCCTGCAGCTAAGTCACGCAAATCAAACATGATTTCTTCAgtcttttctttctatatccTAACATTGTGGAAATTGGCcactatattaatatttgagaaatgatatttgcagtcgtggagtgcgcaagcatCACGCAAtctctttaagaaaaatgagtaaatatgagacccacatgaaaaaaaaattaattttttaatagtgttcAAAGCGATTGCGCTGTGTCTGCGCACTctatgactgtatgtagcattgctCTTAATATTTTGCTTTGATCCATGTATTTGATAAgctaatttctttctttcttttaacagAACAATGTTTGAGATCTAGGGGGATAATCTCCTTGTCGCTTGAGGACGATCTTATCCTGCCTTTTGGTTTGGGATTATATGCTTTTTGGACAATAGATGGCAACACTTCCACCATCACTTGCAATACGCCCCTGCTGTCTAATTTGTGGAGCCAGTCAATCTTCGAAATCATCCCCTGCCTATCATTACATATGTAGAAACCAAATCAGATATGGCATTGAAAACACAGATTTGGAAAGAAAGCTAATATGTGGAGAAGTTGCTAAAACTTCTTACCGGCATCTTAATTCGAAAGTTTATGCTACGTCACGAGTTTTTATCGAGGAAACAGAACAGAGAGTCACAACAATAACAGAAGCTGAAGATATGTTGAAGTcattgacttatttattttggacAGAAATTGGTGGTCAAGTGAAAGTTTCtgttagaaagaaaaatgtcaaATATGCTGTGTATGTTGAAGTTTCATCATTGCAACTACATGGCAGTGATGATAGACTGTTATTGAGTTGGGGTATATACAGAGAtgattcatcatgtttcatacATCTGGATGCTCAGAGTTCGACGCCAGATGGGAGAGCCACAACCAGGGAAACCCCATTCATACAAAACACCAAGGGAAGGTTTGTGCTTGAGttggattttgaagaaaaacaaattccCTTCTATCTCTCATTTCTGTTAAAGTCGTCATTAGGTTCTGATCCAAGTGGCTCAGAAATTAGAAGTCATAGGAAGACAAACTTCTGTGTGCCGGTTGGTTTTGGCAGCGGTTATCCAGCTCCTTTGGGTCTCACCTTTTCACCTGATGGTTCCATgaacttttcaatattttcaagaaatgcAGAGAGTGTGGTATTATGCTTGTATGATGATATGACCACAGATGAACCCACTTTAGAGCTTGATCTAGATCCATACACCAATCGATCAGGTGATGTCTGGCATGCCTCACTCGAGAGTGCATGGACCTCTGTGAGCTATGGTTATCGATGCAAAGGGGCTCTTACTCAGAGAAATAAAGTTGACACTGATGCTGGGGAAATCCTTCTAGATCCATATGCTAAGATCATTGGGAATTCAATTCCTGGTAATCGTGGATCTGGGTATCTTGGACGATTATGCAAGGAACCTGCTTTTGACTGGGGAGATGATGTCCATCCTAACCTACCGATGGAAAAACTAGCGGTTTATCGTTTAAATGTGAGACACTTTACTGAGCACAAGTCTAGTCAGCTACCTAAAGATGTGGCAGGGACCTTTTCTGGTCTGACTGAGAAGCTGCAGCATTTTAAAGATCTCAGCATGAATGCTGTTTTATTGGAGCCAATTTTCTCATTCCATGAACAAAATGGACCATATTTTCCTTGTCATTTCTTCTCACCAACAAACCAATATGGACCTTCTGGGGACTCTATATCTGCTATCAATtcaatgaaggagatggtgaaaaAATTGCATGCCAATGGAATAGAGGTTTTACTGGAAGTTGCTTTCACTCATACTGCTGTGGGAGGAGCACTGCAGGGTATTGATGATTTATCGTATTATTATTCTAATGGAGTTGGGGATTCAGAAGCAACCAATTCTCTAAATTGTAACTACCCCATTGTGCAACAATTGATTTTGGATAGTCTTCGCTATTGGGTGACTGAGTTTCATGTTGatggattttgttttataaatgcTTCATCTCTGATGAGAGGGTTTCATGGAGAGCACTTGTCTCGTCCTCCTTTGGTTGAAGCAATAGCTTTTGACCCTTTTCTCTCAAAAATCAAGATCATTGCAGATTGCTGGGATCCCCATGACATGCTACCAAAGGAAGCTCATTTTCCACATTGGAAAAAATGGGCAGAAATCAATACAAAGTTTTGTAATGATGTGAGAAATTTTTGGAGGGGCGAGGGTCTTCTGAGTAGCCTGGCAACACGGCTTTGTGGGAGTGGGGACACCTTTTCAGACGGGCGAGGCCCAgcattctcttttaattttactgCTAGAAGTTTTGGACTCACTCTTGTGGACCTGGTCAGCTTCAGTAATACTGATGCATTAGCTTCACACTTAAGTTGGAACTGTGGGGAAGAAGGGCCTACAGACAACACTGCCGTCCTTGAAATGCGACTTAAACAAATACGTAATTTTCTATTTGTCTTATATATTTCATTGGGTGTCCCTATACTGAACATGGGAGACGAGTGTGGCCAATCTTCTGGTGGTTCCCTTGCATATGCTGACAGACAACCTTTTGATTGGAATGCTCTAAGAACAGGTTTTGGTATTCAAACTAcgcaattcatctcatttttgaATTCACTAAGAATGAGGCGAAGTGACCTACTTCAGAAAAGGAGCTtcttgaaagaagaaaatattgacTGGCATGGAAATGACCAATCTCCACCTAGATGGGAAGATCCATCCTGCAAATTTCTGGCTGTGACATTGAAGGCTGACAAAGTGGAGTGCCCCTTGAACTCCGAATCTTCACATCTAAGGGGCGATTTATTTATTGCTTTCAATGCAGCTGATCATTTAGAGAGTGTTATTCTACCCGAGCCTCCAGAAGGGATGTCTTGGCGGCGTTTAGTTGACACAGCTCTTCCATTCCCAGGGTTTTTCTCAATCAATGGTGAACCCATTCCTGAGCAGATGGAGGGACTAGCTGCTTATGAGATGAAGTCTCACAGTTCTGCTCTATTTGAAGTTGGCAGCCCAAGTAACCAAACCACTCCCCCTTTCAAAATACAAAGTTGAGCTTCATCAAATGGCATATGGAGAACACATacactgagagagagatattaattagttttaataTGGTTAATTTCTGTAGATGGGTTTTGGACCTGCTTTCTTCTCCTTATATGCTTTGTAAATCATTTAAAACTGTACTTTtgtatgtagatatatatatatatatatatatatatatatatatataaggacaGAGATCATAAGGTTTGTGTGGTATaacatttttttgttctttcttaaaatgtttGCGATTTgtgatttataattaaaagatacaAATCAAGGTAAGATATTATAAGTGGATTGTGGATGCAGATAAACATGAAAGTatcaacatataatacacattcAATGATCACATATCATCATccaaaagataaaacaaattTACAATGAATGTGAAAGAAACATTctacattcaaatataaaacgcttttgaaaaattcaaaacttataagagtgagtgagtgagtgagagagagaccatTAGAAATAACAACGATAAGATATCTTTATCCACTGCGTATTTacttaggccctgtttggattaaaaaagtattttatttcatcattataatttttttaaattcacacaaTGGTGCTAATTTCTTTCACCTACatttgggtaccaagagtatctcaagtactctcactactattctttattttattattaccttttacctacttttttactatttattatttttacttactatttattattctattattacttttttattatttttttattactatttacaaacattctcaataCTTATAAGGTATTCTTACTGTCCAAACGTAGCCAAATCAACTTTGACAATGTGATGATCAGAAGTCCCTTTGGATGAAAATAATGTATATGATCCAGGAACAAACTTGTATGGTGAATTCTGGAATGCCAATACAATAATCAACCTGCATGTTCCCTGCACATCAAACCATAACTCATCAATGGGATTAATGAGAACGATTACGACAATATCAGTAAAAACTTGACCAGAGGAAGTCCCAACGGATTTCCCCGATAACCTAACATTCTTCAGCGTGGACTGCCGATCAAGAAACGTCTCAGAACAGACTGGTCTTGCCATCAACCCCGGCGGGACAACGATAGTCAGCATGCAAAAACCCTAGGCGACGCTCCCCTTTCCCCTTTCCAGGAACTTGTGGATCAGCATTTAATGGTCTAGACGTACATGTAGGATATGCTTTTGACTAATCACTTGAGTCAGTTTATAAACagagattttatctatagttTTGAACATGCAAGCGAATGTGAAAACGAAATTAATAGTGACATCCGTTGTTAGAATAAAACAATAATCTTATtgaatatattgatgaatttacaCAGGTTTTTGGCAGCCATTGCTTACTATAGGGCACTCTGATCTACAGCACTTAGCTTTATTATCATGTTATTGTACAAACAaaggggatatatatatatatatatatatatatatatatatatatatatatataagctcaATGTATTCATCAATATATTCATCAAGTAAATTTATTCTTCACTTGATCCCGACTACTCCAATATGGCAAATAAAGGCCCTAAAAATACCTAAATTCAAGGGCAAAAAGCCAAAATCCTTGAACATTTCCACCCACCCCATGACTTGTTTAAGCTGCGTTAATGGCTGCTTGGATCTGTTCCAGAGTTCTGCCCTTTGTCTCAGGTACCACTGTGACCACAAACACTATAGCCAGTGCATTGATTGCGCCATAAAGAAAAAAGGTACCTGAAAACAAGTGATACAAGAAGTCAAAGAGGAGGTAAGTGTTTTCTGGATTCTTCTTGTTTGGCTATAAGGTTAAGGTTAGTGAATTTAATTATTGAACTTATTCTTTaacattcttttaatttgtgggTTAATTCTctccaaataattaaattgcTAGTACTATTTAGTCGAGTACTTGAGGTGGAAACTGAAGGGTTTTTTTCATTGAAAGTAGAGGAAAGGTTTAGAAACCAAAGAGTTTATATCACAggagatgaaaagttttgttttttcagcAAAAAGTCGAAAAACCGAAAGATTTTCTTACACAAAAGAatgaataaatagtaaaatttataaaaatgtttgatGATATGGCTCATTCTTTTGTGAAGacattattttggtttttatataggtaatagATGTTAGACATTTATTAGTTGAAATGAGAATAAGAAAGATCAAGAAGAAATGGacgaaaagaaagagaaaaagaaagaaaagaaaatgagaagaagCTTTACCATAGGAGCTCCAGCTCATGAGAAAGTTGAAAGTGTAGGAACATAGCCATGCTCCAAACCAGTTGACTAGGGTAGCAAGGCTTCCACCCCTCCCTTTAATATTGATAGGAAAAATCTGCAACAAAAAGCATTTTTCATATTGGTGGCATGACCAAATCTTAGTTAGCAATGGTATTAATTTTGCTGATCGATGCTAATTACCTCTGACATCACAACCCAAGGAACTGCACCCATTCCTGCAGAAAAGGATCCTATGTACAGCTGACATCAATGAATAATTGTTAAACAACACAAGggggaaagaaaataaaagaaaagaaaagattgaaCTGATAATCTTTTGCTGATACCAATCTGAGTGCATAAACTGATTTAGAAGATCAGTAGATATTACCAGTATGCCAGTTACAGCGAGTATGGGGACTGCATGTAGCGCCAACTCATGAGCCTGGGCACAAAACAATGTTTGCAATTTATAAACCATGTGCAAACACACCACTTATTTTGAGAACCATTTCAGTTGTAAAAATAAGTCAAAACACAAACATCTTTTATGCTAACTGATGCGACAGTCTTTCACATCAATGATGTGTTAGGCGCGTCaataaggcctggtttggatagtgagttgagatgagatggaagttgaaagttaaataaaatatttacaatattatttttgttttaggatttgaaaaagttgaattttttattgtattttgtttgggaaagtttgagatgagatgagttgagattgttttagtatccaaaccaggcctgatttgcaatataatttctcttatgaGAACACAGAGAGGAAGCTTTTGAGGTTGACAGTTTAACAATTACCTTCATATAGAATGCACTTGCTGCTAGGATGCAGCCAAGGACCAGCCCTGAAGCAGAAACCTGAAGTGAaaccaaaaaaatcataaataataaaacaagaaatataAACTCACAGAAACCTCCGTACATGAATGAGGATTCATATGAGGAGATTCTCAGCTGATGATGTTTGCACAAACAACTTACCAATAAGAGGGGTTTCCTTCCAGCTCTATCTATGAAAGCTGCTCCAAGACCAGTAACCACAACCTACAGAAAGGAAATCATGTAGAGATATTTCCATTAGAAAAGAGATATCACAGATTTACAAGGAACTGGTGAAATTGAGAGAGAATTGGTAACCAGTAGACATGCATAGGTTATAGTTCCAATGCTTGAAGAAAAGCCTGGGAGATCTCAAATACTGTAGTTAGATTGTAATTATAGAACTAGTTCACATTTCAATTATCT from Juglans microcarpa x Juglans regia isolate MS1-56 chromosome 4S, Jm3101_v1.0, whole genome shotgun sequence carries:
- the LOC121263650 gene encoding isoamylase 2, chloroplastic; its protein translation is MATLPPSLAIRPCCLICGASQSSKSSPAYHYICRNQIRYGIENTDLERKLICGEVAKTSYRHLNSKVYATSRVFIEETEQRVTTITEAEDMLKSLTYLFWTEIGGQVKVSVRKKNVKYAVYVEVSSLQLHGSDDRLLLSWGIYRDDSSCFIHLDAQSSTPDGRATTRETPFIQNTKGRFVLELDFEEKQIPFYLSFLLKSSLGSDPSGSEIRSHRKTNFCVPVGFGSGYPAPLGLTFSPDGSMNFSIFSRNAESVVLCLYDDMTTDEPTLELDLDPYTNRSGDVWHASLESAWTSVSYGYRCKGALTQRNKVDTDAGEILLDPYAKIIGNSIPGNRGSGYLGRLCKEPAFDWGDDVHPNLPMEKLAVYRLNVRHFTEHKSSQLPKDVAGTFSGLTEKLQHFKDLSMNAVLLEPIFSFHEQNGPYFPCHFFSPTNQYGPSGDSISAINSMKEMVKKLHANGIEVLLEVAFTHTAVGGALQGIDDLSYYYSNGVGDSEATNSLNCNYPIVQQLILDSLRYWVTEFHVDGFCFINASSLMRGFHGEHLSRPPLVEAIAFDPFLSKIKIIADCWDPHDMLPKEAHFPHWKKWAEINTKFCNDVRNFWRGEGLLSSLATRLCGSGDTFSDGRGPAFSFNFTARSFGLTLVDLVSFSNTDALASHLSWNCGEEGPTDNTAVLEMRLKQIRNFLFVLYISLGVPILNMGDECGQSSGGSLAYADRQPFDWNALRTGFGIQTTQFISFLNSLRMRRSDLLQKRSFLKEENIDWHGNDQSPPRWEDPSCKFLAVTLKADKVECPLNSESSHLRGDLFIAFNAADHLESVILPEPPEGMSWRRLVDTALPFPGFFSINGEPIPEQMEGLAAYEMKSHSSALFEVGSPSNQTTPPFKIQS
- the LOC121263652 gene encoding sugar transporter ERD6-like 7 — encoded protein: MICAGVSVAFIIGTILTWRALALTGLIPIFVLLLGLFLIPESPRWLAKKGREKEFEAALQKLRGKDIDISQEAVEMQDYIATLELLPKPTFLELFQRRYSRSVIIGVGLMVCQQFGGIHGICFYTGEIFESAGFSSSIGTITYACLLVVVTGLGAAFIDRAGRKPLLLVSASGLVLGCILAASAFYMKAHELALHAVPILAVTGILLYIGSFSAGMGAVPWVVMSEIFPINIKGRGGSLATLVNWFGAWLCSYTFNFLMSWSSYGTFFLYGAINALAIVFVVTVVPETKGRTLEQIQAAINAA